The Duganella sp. BuS-21 sequence CGGTCGAGCGCATCCTGCAGCAGGCCGGCGTCACCATGATCGGCCAGAAGCTCGACGAGATCGAAGGCTTGCAGGAATTCGGCGGCGCCATTGTGACGGCGTTCGCGGCGCAGAGCGCGCAGTCGGCGGCCGGGCGCAATATCGCGCGCCTGCACTGGCAGCGCCAGCTGGAAGTGCCGCGCCGCGCCGCCAGCATCGAAGGCGGCGACCTGACCTTGCTGACGCGCGGCTCGCGCCTGCCGATCGAGGGCGGCAGCGGCTACCTGGTGGTGTTCGACGATATCTCGGACGTGATCTCGGCCCAGCGTTCGATCGCCTGGGGCGAGGTGGCGCGCCGCCTGGCGCACGAGATCAAGAATCCGCTGACGCCGATCCAGCTGTCGGCCGAGCGCATGCAGATGAAGCTCGAAGACAAGCTGATGCCGTCCGATGCCGAGCTGCTCAACCGTGGCACGGCCACCATCGTCAACCAGGTGGCGGCCATGAAGCGCATGGTCGACGACTTCCGCGACTACGCCAAAACGCCGCCGGCCGTGCTGGAGCCGCTGGACCTGAACGCGCTGCTCGACGAAATCCTGCACCTGTACCTCGGCGGCGAAGGTAACGACATTATTCATCTGCAGCTGGGCGCCGGCTTGCCGCTGGTGATGGGCGATCCGACCCAGTTGCGCCAGGTCATCCACAACCTGCTGCAGAACGCGCAGGACGCCATGGCCGAGCTGGTGGACGGCGCACCGCAGGCGCGCATTGACGTGATCACCGAAGCCATTCATTATCAGGGCGCGGATGGTAAGCAGCGCACAGCGGTGCGCTTGGCGATCTCCGATAATGGACCGGGATTTGCACCGAAAATATTGGCCAAGGCCTTCGAGCCCTACGTCACGTCGAAGGCGCGCGGCACCGGTCTGGGACTGGCGATGGTGAAAAAAATTATCGAAGAACATGGGGGACGGATCGATATCCAGAACCATGTCGATAGAAGTGGCGCGTCGGTGTTGATTTTGCTGTTAAAGTTAGCTCCGGCGTCGCAAAATAGCTAAAATGCTATGACTACAAAAATCATTGCCGCCTACAGGTGGTGAAATGAGGACAAGGGAAGATGGCAAACATTCTGGTGGTTGACGATGAAATGGGTATCCGCGAGTTGCTCTCGGAAATCTTGAGCGACGAGGGACATGCAATACAACTGGCGGAAAACGCCCAGCAGGCGCGCGAAGCACGCGCCCAGGGTGCGCCGGACCTGGTGCTGCTCGATATCTGGATGCCCGATACCGACGGCGTGACCCTGCTCAAGGAATGGCAGCGCGACGGCCTGCTCACCATGCCGGTGATCATGATGTCTGGCCACGCGACGATCGACACGGCGGTCGAAGCCACCCGCATCGGCGCCTTGAATTTCCTGGAGAAACCGATCGCCCTGCAAAAGCTGCTGAAAGCCGTGCAGGCCGGCCTGACCCGCGCGCAGGAAAGCGTGCGCGCACCGGCGTTGGCGCCGCGTCCGATGACCACGGCACAGCCCGAAGAATCGATCTCGCAAGGTTTCGCCCAAGCGACCGCCTCGGCGGCGATTGCCGTGCGCGGCGGCGCCACCGTGGCCGGCGCCGACAACCACATGTTCAACCTGTCGTTCGACCTGCCGCTGCGCGAAGCACGCGATGCGTTCGAGCGCATGTACTTCGAGCACCATCTGGGCCGCGAGGGCGGCAGCATGACGCGCGTGGCTGAAAAGACGGGCCTGGAGCGCACCCACTTGTATCGCAAGCTCAAGCAGCTGGGCGTGGAGCCGGGCAAGCTGGCCAAGAAGAACGCATAATCCCCATGGGCAGTCCAGACACCGGCGCCGCCCATCACCGGCCGCCGGTGCCCACCTGGCTGGTCACCGGCCCCCGCGCCGGCGCGCGCGAGGCGGCCGTCGCGGCCCATCTCCCGAAAGAGGGGGGCAGCGTCATCATTCTGGAGGGTTTGTCGGACGGCGGTTCGGCCTTATCCTTTGACCCTGCGGATGGCCCTTTCCCCAACAAAATTGTTCCTGATGTGTTGCCGCAGATACTACGGATAGCACCAGGCTGCCTTCATTGCAGCGGTAATCTGATTTTGCGAGTAACATTAAACCGTGTGCTGCGCCGTCCCCCCGCGCAGCTCTACATCAGCCTGGCCTCCGCCGAGCACCTTGAGCAGCTGCGTGCCTGGCTGTCGGAGGCGCCCTACGGCACCTTGCTGGATTTGCAAGACGACATCGCGGCCTAGCCCCAGCCCGCTGATTGGCCTTGAAATGGCCCGCTGCCGGCCCCAAGTGAGGCTGGAGGCGGAAACGAAAGGTGTTTCGCCCCTTGTGAAAGGAAGCAAAATGAACCTGATCTACAACAGCGAGCAATACAGTGTTGTCGAATTCGGCGCCGACCGCAGCCTGGATGCATTGCGCTTCGGTGGCTACGAAATCGTCGACAAAGGCGGCAAGCGGGAAATCTTTATCGCCGGTATCCTGGCCCAGCATTTCCGGCGCGACGTCAACGAACTGATCGCCGGCGAGCCCACGATGGCGGAAATCGACGAGTTCCTGGGCAGCTACGATGCGCTGATGAGTCAGCCGGTGCTGCTGCATTAAACTTCACGGCGGTTGGCGCGTGGTGGTTATAATCACGCCATGTGCCAACTTCTAGGAATGAACTGCAACGTCCCGACCGACATTGTGTTCAGCTTTACCGGCTTCGCCATGCGCGGCGGCCACACCGACACCCACCACGACGGCTGGGGCATCGCCTTTTTCGAAGGCGCCGGCGTGCGTCACTTCGTCGATCATCAGGCCGCCATCGCCTCGCCGATCGCCGAGCTGATCAAACGCTACCCGATCAAATCCACCAACGTCATCGCCCATATCCGCAAGGCGACGCAGGGCAAGGTTGCGCTGGAAAACTGCCATCCCTTCGTGCGCGAGCTGTGGGGGCAGTACTGGGTATTCGCCCACAACGGCGACCTCAAGGAATTCAATCCGCTGTTGAACGGCGCCTTCCGGCCGGTCGGCACCACCGACAGCGAGTTGGCGTTCTGCTACATCCTGCAGCAGCTGAGGGCCCGCTTCGGCGAGCAGCGCCCGCCGCTGGACCAGTTGCGCTCGGTGCTAGCCTCGTTGGTGCACGAGATCGCCACCCACGGCACCTTCAATATGATGCTGTCCTCGGGCGGTGAACTGTTCGCCCATTGTTCAACCAATCTGTACTATCTGGTGCGCCAGCACCCGTTTGATACGGCAAAACTGTCCGATGAAGATGTCAGCGTCGATTTCGCCGAGGTCACCACGCCCAACGACCGGGTCGCCATTATCGTTACCCAGCCCCTCACCACCAACGAGCAGTGGACGGCGTTCCTGCCGGGCGAACTGAAACTATTCATCGATGGGATCCCGCAAGCGGGAGATTGAGCTAAATTCGCAAGACATGGCCGCGCATTGCTGTCAAAATAGTCAAATGATCGATCTAAGCCTACACGACAGTAGTCCCCGCAGCTTGCGCGTGCGCGAGTTCTATCTGGGCCGCCAGCCCATTTTGGACCGCAACCAGGCTTTGTTCGGCTACGAGTTGCTGTTCCGCAACGCTCCCGTGGGTCCTGCGCTGATCAGCAACGACCTGACGGCCACGGCGGCGGTGATCGCCCACGCCTCCCAGCTGGGCATGGAAAAAACCATCGGCGACGCGTTAGGCTTCGTCAACGTCGACGCCGACGTCATCATGAGCGATATCTTCCCCTTCCTGCCGCGCGAGAAGGTGGTGTTGGAGATTATTAACACCACCAAGGCCACGCCGCAGTTGCTGGCCCGCATCCAGGAGCTGGTCGGCCACGGCTTCAGCTTTGCGCTGGACGACGTCACCGGCGAAAACACCGACGTGCTGGAGCTGCTGCCGCTGGTCGACTACGTCAAGATGGACATGCGCAACACGCCGCTGTCGACGCTGATGAAGCTGGCGCCGCGCTTCCGCCAGGACAGGAAAAAGCTGGTGGCCGAGAAGGTCGAAACGCGCGAAGAGTTCAAGAACTGCCTGGACCTGGGCTTCGATTATTTCCAGGGCTATTACTTCTCGAAGCCGGTCATCATGAGCGGCAAGAAGCTGTCGCCGTCGCAGCTGGCCGTGATGGAGCTGATGACGCTGGTCACCTCGGATGCCGACAACCAGGAAATCGAGCGCGCCATCAAGCGCGACGTGTCGCTGGCGCTGAACCTGCTGCGCCTGGTGAACACGCCGGCCGTCGGCGCGCGCCAGCGCATCGATTCGCTGAGCCAGGCCGTCACCATCCTCGGCCGCCGCCAGTTGCAGCGCTGGCTGCAGATCATGCTGTACGCCGAGCCGAGCAAGCGCGGCCACAGCATGACGCCGCTGCTGATGCTGGCCACCACCCGTGGCCGCCTGATGGAACTGTTGGCCGGCAAGCTGCGGCGCAGCCAGCGCGAATCGGCCGACATCGCCTTCACGGTCGGCATCATGTCGCT is a genomic window containing:
- a CDS encoding class II glutamine amidotransferase, with protein sequence MCQLLGMNCNVPTDIVFSFTGFAMRGGHTDTHHDGWGIAFFEGAGVRHFVDHQAAIASPIAELIKRYPIKSTNVIAHIRKATQGKVALENCHPFVRELWGQYWVFAHNGDLKEFNPLLNGAFRPVGTTDSELAFCYILQQLRARFGEQRPPLDQLRSVLASLVHEIATHGTFNMMLSSGGELFAHCSTNLYYLVRQHPFDTAKLSDEDVSVDFAEVTTPNDRVAIIVTQPLTTNEQWTAFLPGELKLFIDGIPQAGD
- a CDS encoding DUF3567 domain-containing protein gives rise to the protein MNLIYNSEQYSVVEFGADRSLDALRFGGYEIVDKGGKREIFIAGILAQHFRRDVNELIAGEPTMAEIDEFLGSYDALMSQPVLLH
- a CDS encoding EAL domain-containing protein, whose protein sequence is MIDLSLHDSSPRSLRVREFYLGRQPILDRNQALFGYELLFRNAPVGPALISNDLTATAAVIAHASQLGMEKTIGDALGFVNVDADVIMSDIFPFLPREKVVLEIINTTKATPQLLARIQELVGHGFSFALDDVTGENTDVLELLPLVDYVKMDMRNTPLSTLMKLAPRFRQDRKKLVAEKVETREEFKNCLDLGFDYFQGYYFSKPVIMSGKKLSPSQLAVMELMTLVTSDADNQEIERAIKRDVSLALNLLRLVNTPAVGARQRIDSLSQAVTILGRRQLQRWLQIMLYAEPSKRGHSMTPLLMLATTRGRLMELLAGKLRRSQRESADIAFTVGIMSLMDTLFGITMSEILEQVPVGDEVRQALLLREGFFGDLLKLVECIERIEEMDEHIVPTLRDLAMSTDDLVELEMAAFEWSDNVVRYAL
- a CDS encoding response regulator, which translates into the protein MANILVVDDEMGIRELLSEILSDEGHAIQLAENAQQAREARAQGAPDLVLLDIWMPDTDGVTLLKEWQRDGLLTMPVIMMSGHATIDTAVEATRIGALNFLEKPIALQKLLKAVQAGLTRAQESVRAPALAPRPMTTAQPEESISQGFAQATASAAIAVRGGATVAGADNHMFNLSFDLPLREARDAFERMYFEHHLGREGGSMTRVAEKTGLERTHLYRKLKQLGVEPGKLAKKNA
- a CDS encoding GTPase, which encodes MGSPDTGAAHHRPPVPTWLVTGPRAGAREAAVAAHLPKEGGSVIILEGLSDGGSALSFDPADGPFPNKIVPDVLPQILRIAPGCLHCSGNLILRVTLNRVLRRPPAQLYISLASAEHLEQLRAWLSEAPYGTLLDLQDDIAA